One genomic window of Solanum dulcamara chromosome 10, daSolDulc1.2, whole genome shotgun sequence includes the following:
- the LOC129871561 gene encoding ureide permease 1-like isoform X1, translating to MDQDFWGIPMFIEVSAERVFLKMYLVESKAGAIACMLFSLLFLGTWPALLTLLERRGRLPQHTYLDYTITNLLSATLIAFTVGEIGRSTMEQPNFFTQLSQVQDNWPSVLFAIAGGLVLTLGNISTQYAWAFVGLSVTEVITASITVVIGTTLNYYLDNKINKAEILFPGVGCFLIAVCLGSAVHAYNSADNKEKLDYLSNDYKNGVGTKGVTDSKQTNTNTVDMSDLENGEEKAKAGTALFLIEVENKRAMKVFGMSTYIGLVITFFAGACLSLFSPAFNLATNDQWHALKDGVPHLSVYTAFFYFSVSSSLLATILNFTFLYRPVLNAPKSSVMCYVNDWDGRGWALLAGLLSGFGNGLQFMGGQAAGYAAADAVQALPLVSTFWGVILFGEYRRSSGRTYTLLAGMLIMFIAAVAILMASAGERKCN from the exons ATGGACCAG GATTTTTGGGGCATTCCAATGTTTATTGAAGTTTCAGCTGAAAGGGTATTTTTGAAGATGTATTTGGTGGAGAGTAAAGCGGGGGCAATAGCTTGTATGCTATTTTCTCTGTTATTCTTGGGGACATGGCCTGCTCTGCTTACTTTACTTGAAAGACGAGGTCGTCTTCCTCAACATACTTATCTTGATTATACCATCACCAATCTTTTGTCTGCTACTCTCATTGCATTTACTGTTGGTGAGATTGGAAGGAGTACAATGGAACAGCCAAATTTTTTCACTCAGCTTTCTCAG GTGCAGGACAATTGGCCTAGTGTCTTGTTTGCGATTGCTGGAGGACTGGTCCTCACTCTTGGAAACATTTCAACTCAATATGCATGGGCTTTTGTTGGTTTGTCAGTCACCGAGGTCATCACTGCAAGCATCACGGTTGTTATAG GAACAACATTGAATTATTACCTTGATAACAAAATTAATAAAGCCGAGATCCTTTTTCCTGGCGTTGGATGCTTCTTGATTGCTGTTTGTCTTGGCTCTGCTGTTCATGCATACAACTCAGCTGATAACAAAGAAAAACTTGATTATTTATCAAATGACTATAAGAATGGGGTTGG GACAAAAGGTGTTACTGACTCTAAACAAACAAATACAAACACAG TCGATATGAGTGACTTGGAGAATGGAGAGGAGAAGGCAAAGGCTGGAACTGCGCTGTTCCTTATAGAAGTTGAGAACAAAAGGGCAATGAAG GTTTTTGGGATGAGCACTTACATTGGTCTGGTCATTACCTTCTTTGCTGGAGCTTGCCTTTCTCTGTTTTCGCCTGCATTCAACCTGGCAACAAATGATCAGTGGCATGCTCTAAAAGATGGAGTTCCTCACTTGAGTGTCTATACGGCATTTTTCTACTTCTCAGTTTCCAGCTCTTTGCTGGCAACGATTCTGAACTTCACCTTCTTGTATCGCCCTGTACTAAATGCACCCAAATCATCGGTGATGTGTTATGTGAACGATTGGGATGGTAGAGGTTGGGCTCTTTTGGCTGGACTTTTGAGTGGCTTTGGAAATGGTCTCCAATTCATGGGAGGTCAAGCAGCTGGATATGCAGCTGCAGATGCTGTTCAG GCACTGCCTCTTGTGAGTACATTTTGGGGGGTAATATTGTTTGGAGAGTACCGAAGATCATCAGGAAGAACATATACGCTTCTTGCAGGAATGTTGATCATGTTCATAGCAGCTGTTGCAATCCTCATGGCATCTGCAGGGGAGCGCAAATGtaattaa
- the LOC129871561 gene encoding ureide permease 1-like isoform X2, which produces MDQDFWGIPMFIEVSAERVFLKMYLVESKAGAIACMLFSLLFLGTWPALLTLLERRGRLPQHTYLDYTITNLLSATLIAFTVGEIGRSTMEQPNFFTQLSQDNWPSVLFAIAGGLVLTLGNISTQYAWAFVGLSVTEVITASITVVIGTTLNYYLDNKINKAEILFPGVGCFLIAVCLGSAVHAYNSADNKEKLDYLSNDYKNGVGTKGVTDSKQTNTNTVDMSDLENGEEKAKAGTALFLIEVENKRAMKVFGMSTYIGLVITFFAGACLSLFSPAFNLATNDQWHALKDGVPHLSVYTAFFYFSVSSSLLATILNFTFLYRPVLNAPKSSVMCYVNDWDGRGWALLAGLLSGFGNGLQFMGGQAAGYAAADAVQALPLVSTFWGVILFGEYRRSSGRTYTLLAGMLIMFIAAVAILMASAGERKCN; this is translated from the exons ATGGACCAG GATTTTTGGGGCATTCCAATGTTTATTGAAGTTTCAGCTGAAAGGGTATTTTTGAAGATGTATTTGGTGGAGAGTAAAGCGGGGGCAATAGCTTGTATGCTATTTTCTCTGTTATTCTTGGGGACATGGCCTGCTCTGCTTACTTTACTTGAAAGACGAGGTCGTCTTCCTCAACATACTTATCTTGATTATACCATCACCAATCTTTTGTCTGCTACTCTCATTGCATTTACTGTTGGTGAGATTGGAAGGAGTACAATGGAACAGCCAAATTTTTTCACTCAGCTTTCTCAG GACAATTGGCCTAGTGTCTTGTTTGCGATTGCTGGAGGACTGGTCCTCACTCTTGGAAACATTTCAACTCAATATGCATGGGCTTTTGTTGGTTTGTCAGTCACCGAGGTCATCACTGCAAGCATCACGGTTGTTATAG GAACAACATTGAATTATTACCTTGATAACAAAATTAATAAAGCCGAGATCCTTTTTCCTGGCGTTGGATGCTTCTTGATTGCTGTTTGTCTTGGCTCTGCTGTTCATGCATACAACTCAGCTGATAACAAAGAAAAACTTGATTATTTATCAAATGACTATAAGAATGGGGTTGG GACAAAAGGTGTTACTGACTCTAAACAAACAAATACAAACACAG TCGATATGAGTGACTTGGAGAATGGAGAGGAGAAGGCAAAGGCTGGAACTGCGCTGTTCCTTATAGAAGTTGAGAACAAAAGGGCAATGAAG GTTTTTGGGATGAGCACTTACATTGGTCTGGTCATTACCTTCTTTGCTGGAGCTTGCCTTTCTCTGTTTTCGCCTGCATTCAACCTGGCAACAAATGATCAGTGGCATGCTCTAAAAGATGGAGTTCCTCACTTGAGTGTCTATACGGCATTTTTCTACTTCTCAGTTTCCAGCTCTTTGCTGGCAACGATTCTGAACTTCACCTTCTTGTATCGCCCTGTACTAAATGCACCCAAATCATCGGTGATGTGTTATGTGAACGATTGGGATGGTAGAGGTTGGGCTCTTTTGGCTGGACTTTTGAGTGGCTTTGGAAATGGTCTCCAATTCATGGGAGGTCAAGCAGCTGGATATGCAGCTGCAGATGCTGTTCAG GCACTGCCTCTTGTGAGTACATTTTGGGGGGTAATATTGTTTGGAGAGTACCGAAGATCATCAGGAAGAACATATACGCTTCTTGCAGGAATGTTGATCATGTTCATAGCAGCTGTTGCAATCCTCATGGCATCTGCAGGGGAGCGCAAATGtaattaa
- the LOC129871219 gene encoding PLASMODESMATA CALLOSE-BINDING PROTEIN 3-like: protein MTTFVLFSLLFLTLTGHSTTVGALYCICKDGVSDQQLQKSIDYACGAGADCAQITQNGPCYNPNTMKDHCNYAVNSYYQRKGAAGASCDFSGTATTSPNPPTTASSGCVYQSSPGNTGGGTTTPTIAPPGTTTPTIAPPGTTTPTIAPPGTTTPTTAPPGTTTPTTAPPGTTTPTIAPPGTTTPPGSTIPATAPPGTTTPGIGTGTGIATTPGTNNPPFGLGPIGMDGNAARHLRNSIFFTVALLAISFLCSRV from the exons ATGACCACTTTTGTACTATTTTCACTACTCTTTTTGACCCTCACTGGTCACTCAA CAACTGTAGGTGCTTTGTATTGTATTTGTAAAGATGGGGTAAGTGATCAACAACTTCAGAAGAGTATAGATTATGCTTGTGGAGCTGGAGCTGATTGTGCTCAAATCACTCAAAATGGTCCTTGCTATAACCCTAACACTATGAAAGATCACTGCAATTATGCTGTAAATAGTTATTATCAAAGGAAAGGTGCAGCTGGTGCTAGCTGTGACTTTAGTGGAACTGCAACTACTAGCCCAAATCCACCCACTA CTGCAAGTTCTGGGTGTGTCTACCAATCCAGTCCTGG CAACACCGGTGGAGGTACAACAACTCCGACAATAGCACCACCCGGAACCACAACTCCAACAATTGCACCACCAGGAACCACAACTCCAACAATCGCACCTCCAGGAACCACAACTCCAACAACCGCACCTCCAGGAACCACAACTCCAACAACCGCACCTCCAGGAACCACAACTCCAACAATCGCACCTCCAGGAACCACAACTCCACCAGGATCTACTATACCAGCGACTGCACCACCGGGGACCACAACTCCAGGAATTGGCACAGGCACGGGCATAGCGACTACACCTGGGACAAACAATCCACCTTTTGGGCTTGGACCAATTGGCATGGACGGCAATGCAGCTAGGCATCTCCGAAACAGTATATTTTTCACCGTAGCCCTTTTGGCTATAAGCTTTTTATGCTCAAGGGTCTAA